TGCTGTCTGAGTTAACAAAACTTTACGTTATGTAAGTGTTTGCTAACAAGATCCTTACTGCCATGTTTCAAAAAAGTTgccaaatttttttcagaaagaaaGGATGAAAGTACTGAGCCAGCCTGCAGATTCACCAGATATAAATCCCGTTGAAAACTTCTAGTATATTTGCAAGGACAAGTTCAGGAAAATTGATTGCACTAGTAAAGAAAAGATAATTTCATCACTTATATGGGTGTGGTTTCATGATGCAAAGAATTGTGAGAAGGTTAAAtcattagttaaatatatatctattagaattaatatgttaattaaaactaaatgagGACTTagtaactactaaaaataatttttaaagaaataaagtatttatattataaaaacaataattttttaattaattttcacagaGGTGTAAATGTTCATGTTTGAAAGTTACTGTGGAGCTCCTTCATCGGTGaaaggtattatttttgttaatggtgCTATCTTGAAGTAATTAGGAGTCTAGTAAAAATGCATTTCCTCAGTGttacatttcttcatttttttatcagttgttttcctcaactttagtttttatttggataataatattattgggGATTTAGGGAGAATTGGTCATACTCAGGAGGaaactttttaagaattttcaatatctaaatatttaaagcaagATTTTGCCACTCtcctattctttttaaaatatatttacctcCACTTTGAAGGCAACGGGTCAAAAATTTCTGTTCATGAGTATAGAAGTAGACAATCACTTCATAAATAATCTCCTTTTTCCTGATGATaacattataatagaaattatatttactttctagaagatattatgaatgtaaaatgggATTTAGACAGCTTccatttttcatacaattttaaaataactattaaacaaATACCATTGTTATCAtattataagcaaataaataccgcttatttttttacaaattaaggaTTTATTTGTGAAGTTTAAGGTTCATGaactaattattcaaaataatctaAATCATATTTGATTTAAATCAAGTCACAAATTGCTGAAGATCAAGAGATCAGTTAAAATTTGGGGGTTATGTCAAATGTACTTCTATAGTCACAAATAAGTAacccccatggcccaatgagatgaggatgctatgtatgacatgtaaatgatgtTTGGTTTTGTACAGATTTAGGTCAACTGTTCCtgagacatgtgattaattgaacctcaTCCACCATAGTACATCGGtattcactacctagtattcaaatccatataaaggcaatttacttttactaggatttgaaattcagaaccttcgacttcataaatcagctgttaaacaaccgatttgtgatgacaagttaacTGTTTGATCAACCCGTGGAcagcctattttttattttactttaaatgataaattttattttcctttgtaaatACCAATCCATGTGTAACGtacatttataaactaatttttttttaaggattaacaatatttgatactgaaaaaaatttaaataatgactaAATTACGTACCACTGCTGAAGTGTTTCTTCACAGGATCAATGtaataaaaaggtgaaataaCAATCGGGATAACAGGAAATTGTCCAGTAATTGCAACCCTAAATCCACCTTTCTTAAATTGGTTTAAAGTTTTAGCATTTAGATTTCTTGTTCCTTCTGgatatataagtaattttgactgaaagtgaaaaaagttaattGATCATAACATGACTTTATAGTAGAATCTACATTGTGCTTATAATATCAACATCTTAAAAAACCTCTATGTTAACGTCcatacattaaatttatgtagCTAAGAAATCCATTTTTTGTGCGTGTTAGCTTTTAATTACAGGGGCATTAAATAAGCAGATACTCTAAtttaaaaatctctaaataaGAAATACAATTCTTTCAAGATCATGTATTCATACTAccattattgatttaaaatataatttgacatcttttttttttttatagaattaacatCTATTAGACAATGGGAAGTATTCTTGAAAATTGTCCTTTGGAAGTttaatgttcaataattaaattcctgattttaaagggtaaaaaatgaTCAGAAATTTATACTTAGATATTCAAGCAACATATAATCTTAATATGAATTATGTAAAACTTACCGATAGATTGAACTGTTTaatagtggttaaaaagggtCCCTGACAACTGACCTGAGAGACAGCCAACTGAGATTTCAACTCCAGTTCTGGAATCTCACATGATGAACTTATACAAGGAGATTGCGTTGCACTGTGAAGAACTGCtgataattgtaatataaacatCACTACAGTTTCATTAGTTGCACATAACTTGCTGACTActataaaataatcagaagttgggtttgataatttcataacaatttataattaactataaaaaaatcaattgattcATTCATAAAGGGCATTCAAACAGCACTAAATGATTGACTGAGAAGAAAgttttggaaataataataattatgatgagAAGTCAATTCATCATTATGAGCCTGAATCTAAGAATCTTATGTAAAGCAGAAGCAATCTAGTTCTCTGgccattaaaaatttcaagacccaaccattagccgataaaaaaaagttaatgatttttttatgatgctAAACATTCAATTTTCTGTAATCTTAGTACACATGTGCACTATCTACAGTCAGTACCATAAAAATGTTCTTGAAAATAgagaaaagaatgaaattatgaataaaaaatgtggtttgcAGAAAAAAGGAATGTATCTTTGGGATAATGATACGCTCTAGATTGCTGAGTTTAATGTTTGAAACGActgaaaagttaataaattagtcAAAGTTCTGCTACATCTAAAATGTAGCCCATGCCTCAAACCATCAGAATTCCTTTTGCTTGATCACCCTCTGGGTGTCTTTGTGACcgatatagaatttttaaaaatgtataaaacccATTCTGACTTCAAAACATAGAGATCTTTTAGAGCACAAGGAGAAGTTTTTAACAGCAGCTAggagtttgaaaataaatttagttgttaaataaattgtaaaaaataacagtattttgcctcttactttttttaataatcaatatatggCACATTCAAATTTGatttcagtaatgaaaataaatgcccACAATAATAAAAGCAGgcaattgtaaatatgtttaataacattCACAGTTTTTTATGTGCTAATAAAGTtagaagaataatatattttcatgaagtATTTTTTCCTTAGTGAGGGTTATAATCAGTCACTTCAAGACAAACTTACTTTTCTTATAGGTTCTAGAATTCAAACTGCTTTATATAAAAACTCGATTGCAATCACACAGTTATCATATATAGACTTTGGTGCGATAAAagatttccttttctttcttctcTGTATATTTAAGGCTTTCTCACTCTATCAGTTAATTGTTTATCACCAGAATTATTACAATCTTCAGGCAAATAAATGTCAGAATTTAATCACTATTCCACAACAACATCTTCAAAAGAATCATTCACTTCACTTATATCACCTAATTCTTAGAAACTAGAAACAGTTTGTTCATTCTGTaggatattattatattaaatttatatatcaagttctattattataaaatagaagtttttatatcagattataaataaaatttgtattgatTAATATATAATGCCAATgccatgtaaaatatttatgttttaatataaatttttcaagcaTTTCTAATAAATGGTAAGTGAAGAATACATTATATGTTTGTAAAAATGTACACTACTGGACTGGCTAATAATGTACGCTATGGattgacctatttttgaccccaccaatgaaaagagtagaaaatttttacatatgacCTTCGGGAATTTTTAAGGTCATActgctaaccatcagagatagtgttataagATAGTCTAAAGTCATTTTCATGCTCTTTCCCATAATTTCCGAGATAAATGGCCTggatataaatattccaggaatattatATGACCAAAAACATGTAACTCGTGTAACTCTACCACCCATATAACACTATCTCTAATGGTTAGCCTAATGGTCATATGTGTGATTACATAATCCAGTGTAACGTTTTCTgatcttttcattggtggggtaaAAACTATgtcattatatttcaaaaaattgtgttaaccttgaaataacgtcAAGGTTAAGTTCAAGATCAAATCAAAGGTTACCATGAGGTGTTCAAAATCTgggtaacttttgtttaggtcatttttttttgcATCCTGTGTAATTTATGAGAAAATCGCTTGGGggtgattaaaattaaacactctacatagatgtttaaataaatttaaaagattgaaaaaaaatcacactatttacaaaattgtcacttgcacactctttaattattctatattaaaagagtaatgttttttgacagttgtgtttttaaattttcaatatttattgatCTCAAAAAGATCCTGTTCTACATTTAGAtgaggatttttattattttaagaggatttttgttataatataaatcttctaataaaaaagCATAAGCATCATTGCCTTTAAGatacacattatttatatatatatataggtaatgcAGGGTTAAGTAGTCATAACTGTACTGAAAAAAATCTAAGTTTTCATTATTGTTGATGTTCATACTTCCTGATCagtcaattatatatttaattgactGGTTTTACAACTAAAGCTTTTTACAGTAGCAATCAACTGTTATTTTCttctattcataataatatgaatGGTTTATGAACcggttttactgtttattttacttactgtttttactgttaattttatgtacctatctttaaaaaaaggtaaaaattatctTCACGCTGACCTTAACAAACGTCATTTgtgaagaacaattttttaatcttctttttgtttttgattcagttttatgttttattagataaaaagagACATTACATTCTAGCATTTTCATTTGAAACCTTTTCGTTCGAGGAcaagccatataattaaattttaatgcgaTTAGTTCCTCTCTAATTTTCTAAACCATCATTTGTTatcaagttataattaaaaatacaacttgcAATTAAGATTATAAAACAGCTATAGATATGTCATTATGTGAATAACAGATGTTGCATCTTTGGATTCTGGCTAGTTACACTGAATAATTCACATATTTACGACGGTTACCTTGTGACTTTCTCTCATCAGAATTACCAGAGTTCTTTAAATTATCTTACGTTTATTTCGTTCTTTAAGTTATGtaattgaaattcaataaaatctaattttaattagaaaattgtttttacgccctcttttattcttaattccttcaaatttataatttggcATCCATCTATTTAGTATACCATAcggtttttatttcttcatcgtgAAGCTACAATACttgtattattgatttattgaagtcagtgtttctgataattttatttttgccattCTTTTTTTGACAATTGCCTACATCGACTTACaaggttaatttaataaaatacaaaatacgttataaaaaaaaaaaaacactgaataaaTCTTCACAAAATGACCACTTAATGTGTACTGATTATTAGATAAAGGATATAAACTCTTAGTGTGAGAACATAGAAATATGGGTCTGGTTTAGCATAGCCACAATTCgggaataaataaatgatttacccATGTCTGGATTAATTTGAATCTTACTGCGATCATAAaaacatcttattttcttttagcTGCTAATTATTCAAATGAACCATATTTACATTACCTTGTATTTGGAAAGAACAGGACAAACTTGTAGTAAAGTTTCATTTGCTGTTTTTCCATCTTTTCTATCAATAAAAAGTGAACCGGCTAATGACATGAACATATAatacggaaagaaaatctttaactCTTTTCTTGATACTATGACACAAGATTTTACGACGTTCATTATCCTACAGTGTGctgtaaaaataacatattgcattaataattattactgttataatcaatttatagaaatttattatcgataactactgtaattctaaattaatgaaaatgattcgCTCTCAAATTACACTGAAATTGTTTTTccacagtaataattaattgtgaGCTTCTGTGGATTTACTTTTGGCTCTGTTGTTGTTATCACAATGCATAATTAGGCCCAAACAGTTCCTTGAAAATCAGtcatatagtattattattaataattttaaaatgttaaaatcttcaaaatgccgttcaaaaaaatcttacaattaaagtctattttaaatattttttattaaatatgcttCAATATTTATTGATACTTACTTCACTAATAATTCACTCTGGAGTACCAGTTTTACCTGTTTAACTAATGTTATGTAAGATTATAATGTATTTAGCGCTACCGAACTTGATTatgcttataatatttataaaaagcttataatatttcttaaaaaatagccctagttaaaatctataatataCTTTATCAGAGTAGCTCACATACATGGTATTAATTATAAAGAGTACATTGCTTTCATGCAACTACATTCCATCTTAGTATAGCTTGTCAAAACCGAATTAGCACAGATCTGATGTATAGCATAGCTGTATATATTGCTGCCTAACGAGCACAGGTTTATAACACTACTCCATTAAAGACAGTATGTTTACGGTGTgactattgtttattccaatcgataaacaaattcacatcttgtatttattagttactttttcatcctgagtttatatattattaaattaataatttatttctttattagatactgaaatagGTATGTTATTCAATATTAAGCAGACTAATCGGCTTTTACTGAATAGTGTTTAggcctaaatgtatttatttatagttttataattgtataaaattccaagtcttgaaaatattatcatctgactGGTACCACTGAGAGCAGATGCCGTATCGCTGAGAGcgttgaaaaaatttttcagagcgctaggacagACTGTTTTCGAGATGTTTGCAATTTTCTTCCGAAAATTCAGATCTGgtttaaaagtactaaattttcacaaaactttgGTCGCTAttgtacagaatttctagtagcaactgaatactctaatatatatatatatctcacttaaaatttctttcactaagaaaatatacatgtaaacaaggttgcataagttcaaggggccTTTTATTCACTTAGCAACTTAGCGGCATCTTATCGACTTGAAATATTTgctcatcaggagcaaacctgcatgcaaaatttcagagcgatgataagcggaagtgcttcaaaattctaGTGAAAGGTACTGTTCATGAATTTCACATAATCCAAAAGCGAGTTAATATAAAAgtggtaataaaaataagttaactaaatatttgtgtattattttattcgattatgaatttatatatttttcattataaatataagactaaaaataattttaaaatttgaaatgtgaatttgtttattggaataaacattagtataaaaaatactaaaaaaaatgaataccgtaaattaatataaaacgattagttaaattaaaatattactatatcataaaaaagaatttatatatatatatatatatatatataccgtaaaatttattataccataTGTGTACTGTCTTCCACAAGTAGCATATTATAGCCCCGCGCTAGGCAACCGATCTGTGCCAATTTTTTTCTCTCCGGgtttaccgttaggtattgcttcaaaagatgcgatgaatgatttgtagcatgtgtgaaaatgccatgcctgaccgggattcaaacccaggacctccggatgaaaggccgagatgctatcacttGCGCCACAGACGCCTATTCGATCTGTGACAATTCGGCTTGTTCAAGCTACATAGCACTTCATTCAATCAGAAGACTTAAGTTTTTTATCCCTAAAATTAAATATCCCATATTACCTATGAAAATGTATACCcctacacacgcgcgcgcgcgcgcgcgcacacacacacacacacacacacacacaccaaccgTATATAATCCctaagtttttaaattcaaattcaaagaCTTCTCAGTACACCCGGCTAATCTAATGATAAAACAGGATATCTCAATGTTACAAAGACCTATCGCAAACAAACTGATATGAGAACATTTTGTTGAATTCtatgtaaaataactaaaataaaaatacatcatactaaaatacataaacaaagatTTGGAAAAGGgcagtgaaaatatttaaaaaagctgaaTAGGATCCacttttataaaaacttacaaatagAACAAATTATCAAACACAGAACACACTCACAAAACACAAATGTCTACAATTTGTAGAACAAACTTCTTTAACTACACAAATCCTCTATCAGACAAATTAGAATGcaactactattaaaaaaattataaacatatccAAGTACACTACATTAAagttgaaattgtttatttaatttttttttataatgggttATTACTAAAAATCAGTTTCAGagacatatttgaaaaaaaatgttttattaatatttttaaagtttctgttaaaattaaaaaaaaaataaaatatgaacctCTTAACAGGTTCACATATATCCTATAGACACTGACTTAAGCCAGAAACTTGATGCTAAATCTACAACTTGTACTgcctttttatttgtttcatttaatttttttagaactgctgaaattttatttttatttaattataataacattaataccACCCAATCTTAACAAAAGCATCAGTTAGAGTTGAAATTGCTTATTGCAatattttactagtatttttttcttgACATGTTTTCATATCTGAAAATTTCTagtcatgaataaaaatttgcaGGTGATATCTACTGGTTAactgtctgtaaaaaaaaattcaaatgtattgTCTCACACATCATCATAATAAAAGTTCCTACTaatctttggataagagcctaaaacttatctaagtaaagttttttgatatcaccaaccattgacccagggagtggaaaaaattggggtttcgaagacaaagaaaattatacttcccttaataggcacagtatcgaatagctttcaagtggttgttagtcctctaaacaatacctttttttcctgtttagcttctgggaatCACAGacaggtattacctcagaggatgacgtatgagtgtaagtgaagtgtagtcttatacagtctcagttcgaccatttctgagatgtgtggttaattgaaacccaaccgccaaagaacaccggcatccaagATCTaatatccaaatccgtataaaagtaactgcctttactaggatttgaacattggaactcccgactttgaaatcagttgatttgcaaagacgcgttcaccactagaccaacttggtgggtttCTAATGATTGccaaaacttttgtctgaaacaatctttggtatgaccaacccttacagcaagggatgatcaaaatggtgcaggaattgtaagaagatggggtttgttatatgctaaacgtgtgaaatttttttctcatgcacccattgtcgtattgagtaaatttgaagtttttcttaactttaaggtgaaaatcttttttatcccctacttagcaccagtgaaatctacctctccCTTCCGATGTgccaaaaaggattttttttttaattttaacagaaattttaaaattattattaaaacattttttttcaaatatatctgaaactgattttttttttataagccatcataaaaaaattgaaaatcaggttttaaaagtaagtatttttttaataatgccaTTAATTACAATGTCTTTGATAGTTGAAGTGACTGATTACTTTTTAATGGATACTACATAATGTGGTTATGTAAAAGTAAATGGATGCATTAATCAAAGATAATAACATAATCAAAAGacaaaagtaatagtaatagttaGTAAGAATGTTTGTCTGTAACAtgtaactacaaaaataaaatctaataagtaTATTAGTAGGAAATGTTAATCAAATACTTATCTGTCACTCATCTGAATAATGGAgataactttacattaaaattgtatttcttctaataatttaaattgtttgcaAATAAggagtattatatttaaaattgttattaaaataataattattatattttctgctaagaacaccATGATTTccatgttgagtactgtttacctttcttagctttgtTCTTTTATTATGCATTTCAGAATAacttcattgtcaaaacttattatactggtacttttaaatttctgttagccTTTATATAACATTTAGTTAATGTCTCTTCCTTTATTTTATGTTGCCTTATCTGGTCATCtccttgtttatttgtttttttaacagttacacttcttttaattttattttatgtacttcctgttttcattaaattgataTTCTTGAAAAGGTCTTCCGCTTGATTGTcgatcttttcttttgttttattgttactttgtaatttgaaaatttctaaattttctaaaatgttcattcctCTTCCTGTAATACaactgtgaattaatttcattgattcttccacTTTCATTGGAGtacgttctttttttattaaatgcattgcaTAATTTATTAGgatcttatttttgatttttaaaagatctaatgTGTTTGctatatcttaaatttaattttcttcctgtttgtcCAGTCTATATTgctttgcatttatattttattttgtaaataccactactattacaaatatatttttcttctatatgactattaaacatttttttttagtgtactatttgtatttataaccatttttatattatatactaaagaattgtttaactgggtaaatttcttttcccataaatgttaattttctctatttaaaggtttctttaacatttatagttttaatttcatttcttttatttctatatttattcatctatctgatcatttcttttttgtacctgttattttctgctatatgaaaaatagtgtttaactcttttttatatgcTGGTTTCTTTAAAGGTAATTTATGTATTCTATCAAGTTTCTAAAATCCGCTAATTTATACTCCATTGGGTGATTTGAATCGTAAGCTATTATGTAACACTAAGActaacagaatataataaaagaatgaagctaagaaaggtaaatagTACCCAAcatagatattatatttaattatgataaatatatatatatattatataattacaataattatattaaatgatataatatatatatatatatatatatatatattctattaaataaaccacctagtacaaaatattgagataagacattcTTACTTTaacttttcatgaaaaatgaatcttaaaaagattaatttcagcaaaaaaagaaaaaaatatatatattagtttatataatatattatattatatatgttaatatatataatatattagtttaaattcttaaaaacaaaaagaatagaagaatttattataatacattacagATTACCAAGAACATCAAATGCTGATTGATGATTTACTACAAGTACAGCTGCCTGTTCCTTAGCTAAAATTTCTGCTCCTCTCAATTCATATTTTATGCCAAGTACTTTTGATGTAATATATGCAAATGGATATGTcattctaaaattacaaaaaatattctaaagattattacatatatgtaaataaattatttttgttttattttgcatatatatatatatatatatatatatatatatatatttatttatttatttattctctctaAAGGTACTGGGAATCTAGGAAATGTCTCAGGGTCTTGGGTTCAGTGAAGGGTAAATCTTGATATTCACCTCCCCACGGTAGTGAGGAGGCAGAGATTGTATATGCTATATATGGTATATGCAAGTGGCTGCCAAATACAGGGAATGAGTCTCCCCCTGGATAAGGGGATCCCTTTCACCAACTGCCAACAGCCTCTATGGAGGGTGGATGAGCAGATGGAAATGAGGTCATGAGGTCACTCTCTTGTCCTCAAGATGATTTCTCATCTCAAAAGGTGGAAAAGCCACTAGTTGGTCAAAAGCAGGGAAATTCGGAAGGCAACAGGCAACCACCGCATTAAATACCAGTCAGAGTATCCCTAGTCCCAGCAGAAATATAAGGCATGGTAGGTTCTGAAATGAAATATTCTGGAGTAATATGCTCACATTCAAACCTCCAGATGGCTACTTTTACAGGGCAGCcaattaaagcaaaaaaagtaaaaattagaaagatataTAACATGAGGATGGGAACCTAGAATGTTAAAACCATGAATAGGAATGGAAGGTAAGGAATGTAACAAAAGAAATAGAAAGTCATAACATCTGTATCCTAGGATTGAATGAAATATGTTGGGAAAgagaaaatgaatttgaaaacagGAGAATATTAGATGATTTATAAGGGAGTAGATCCCAAATAAAAAGGTGtgggtataataaataaaaattaaaaaaatagataaaagtattataaaaatcatacttgTCAATGATAGAGTGATAgcaatcaaattttcatatgatcCATTAGACATTTTGATCATTCAGACATACATGAAACATCGAACGCAGAAGAGGAAGAGGTAGGTGAGATATATGAACAGGTGTAAGAGGTATATGAAGAAAATAGGAAGAGACAAGTCAGAACAATAATGATTGGTGACTGGAATAGTGAAGTTGGAAAAGAGAAGTAGAAAAATGTAATAGGTGAATAAACTAAGAAGAAGAAATGAAAGAGGAAAGAAGCTGATTAATTTTTGCAAGGCTCATGAACTCTGGATTGTCAATACCTAATACAAGAACCATCAACGTGGATTGTACACATGAAAAAGCCCTGGTGATAGTGCAAGATATTAAATTGATTGTAATTTAATCaactaaagatttaataataatgttaaggtGGCAAGAACATATTCAGTGGCAGATGCAGATACAGATCACAACCTGCTGGTAATGGATGTTAGAACAAGACTGAAGCACATTAAAAAATGCTGGTTGAGAATAAGTGGGATATAAGAAAGTTAAAGACTATGTACTTGACATtgaggagaaattaaaaaatgtgttaccAAGCAAAATTGTATCAGAAGAGTGGggtaatataaagaataaaataattgacaCCTTGGAAAAAGGAGTAggtatgataaagaaaataaacaggaaaaatggaTCGCTAACGATATATTAGGAATAAtggtggaaagaaaaaaatttaagtgagaTGTTTCAGAggaaggaaaaaaaatgttaaagactAAATAATGAACTGAGAAGGCTGACAGGTAAGGCAAAGGAGAAATGGATGGAAAAGTTGTGTGAAGAGGTagaaaagaaaggtaaaatgGAAGAACAGTAAAAAACTAAAGAGACAACTGAGGAAAATAAGTAGGTAAGGACTggtagacaaaaattgaaaaataacttctaatgtaggagaaaataaacaagtacaggTAGAACATGTGCAGAAATTGTATGATTCTCAGGCTA
This DNA window, taken from Lycorma delicatula isolate Av1 chromosome 7, ASM4794821v1, whole genome shotgun sequence, encodes the following:
- the LOC142328054 gene encoding 1-acyl-sn-glycerol-3-phosphate acyltransferase alpha-like encodes the protein MLIMEHLPWSAMIIILLMSFISLKNPTIKYYFSYTFFILMVAIACLLSTPFTLLRLKNPANMRMTYPFAYITSKVLGIKYELRGAEILAKEQAAVLVVNHQSAFDVLAHCRIMNVVKSCVIVSRKELKIFFPYYMFMSLAGSLFIDRKDGKTANETLLQVCPVLSKYKSKLLIYPEGTRNLNAKTLNQFKKGGFRVAITGQFPVIPIVISPFYYIDPVKKHFSSGHTIMKALEPISTNGLKMDDIDSLIEKTWKIMSDEYEKLRNEIYNENK